The following are from one region of the Petrotoga mobilis SJ95 genome:
- a CDS encoding AAA family ATPase yields MGGKWVANKLLNELKSSERISVLLPTHFLKKIVVYAYIVSSNIIEERIKYLLSLFNLEDAKDLKYMKYSTGMKKKLSLARALLHEPDVYIFDEPTSSIDPISANEIRQIISSLKNKNKSIVLSTHDMHEAELLGDRIGILNKGVMLAVDEKGNLKKLLKKEIIKVKTDKFVSEEMISKDGIKGKINHFRSLKEDEFEIEVENSSEVLDPLIEKLKKENRKILTINVEQPSIEEVFMNFVRNDKR; encoded by the coding sequence ATGGGCGGAAAGTGGGTAGCGAACAAACTTTTAAACGAACTTAAAAGTTCAGAAAGAATAAGCGTTCTACTACCCACTCATTTTTTAAAGAAAATAGTTGTTTATGCTTATATTGTATCATCAAATATCATAGAAGAAAGAATAAAATATCTACTCTCGCTGTTCAACTTAGAAGACGCAAAAGATTTAAAATACATGAAGTATTCAACTGGGATGAAGAAGAAACTCTCTCTGGCAAGGGCCTTGTTACACGAACCAGATGTATACATATTCGACGAGCCAACCTCTTCAATAGACCCAATAAGTGCTAATGAGATAAGGCAAATAATCTCTTCACTCAAAAACAAGAACAAAAGTATCGTACTTTCCACACACGACATGCACGAAGCGGAACTCCTCGGTGATAGGATAGGGATACTGAATAAAGGAGTAATGCTTGCAGTTGATGAAAAAGGGAACCTCAAGAAGTTGTTGAAAAAAGAGATAATAAAAGTAAAAACAGATAAGTTTGTATCTGAAGAGATGATCTCTAAAGATGGAATCAAAGGAAAGATAAACCATTTTAGAAGCTTGAAAGAAGATGAGTTTGAAATAGAAGTTGAGAACTCATCAGAGGTACTCGATCCACTGATAGAAAAATTGAAAAAAGAAAATAGAAAGATACTTACAATAAATGTTGAACAACCTTCGATAGAAGAGGTATTCATGAATTTTGTGAGGAA
- a CDS encoding IS110 family RNA-guided transposase: protein MYFVGIDISKNSFHYYISDSGRTKIDSGKFKQNMSGFTTFDKILKKFNKREIIIGMESTSIYHQHLFSYLLKHDYDVHIINPLLLKEFRKSETLRHSKNDNIDSKLISIWLKEKYPDNIPSSKEIDNFTQYSREIINLSEEISRVKNEIKRYVYLLFPELESFQSNIFIKSLMNLLYNFPSARKIATTNKKQLIDAMKIDNQLYFDENKLDQIIELSKNSIASGNDAHELALQKRIELLFKLESDQKLFKEKLKETLNNSSNDVIKNQVELIQSLDGFNETALNIVAETGDINRFYSASALVAFVGIDPRTEESGQMKKGWFINRKGNRYLRKAVYIAAIVAIQNNEYFKNYYMKLRTRGKSHTVAVLAVAGKLLRIIYSLVKSGKKYDSDYHYKLQNQELRAHGNYTAKKLKRKREIVT, encoded by the coding sequence ATGTATTTTGTAGGTATTGATATTTCTAAAAACTCTTTTCATTACTACATCTCCGATTCAGGTAGGACCAAAATCGATAGTGGTAAATTCAAACAGAATATGAGTGGTTTCACCACTTTCGACAAAATTCTTAAAAAGTTCAACAAAAGAGAGATTATAATTGGTATGGAATCCACTTCTATTTACCATCAACATTTGTTTTCTTATTTACTTAAACACGATTATGATGTCCATATCATTAATCCCCTTTTGTTGAAAGAATTCAGAAAAAGTGAAACTCTTCGCCATTCTAAAAACGACAACATTGATTCCAAGCTGATCTCCATTTGGCTGAAAGAAAAGTATCCAGACAACATCCCTTCTTCTAAGGAGATAGATAATTTCACTCAATACTCTCGCGAGATCATTAACCTTTCTGAGGAGATTTCAAGGGTTAAGAATGAAATCAAACGTTATGTCTACCTTTTGTTCCCTGAATTGGAATCTTTTCAATCTAATATCTTTATCAAGAGTTTAATGAATTTATTGTATAACTTCCCTTCTGCAAGGAAGATCGCTACAACCAACAAAAAACAGCTTATTGATGCGATGAAGATAGATAATCAATTGTATTTCGATGAAAATAAGTTGGACCAAATCATTGAACTTTCTAAAAATTCAATAGCAAGTGGCAACGATGCGCATGAGTTAGCTCTTCAAAAAAGAATAGAATTGTTGTTCAAACTTGAATCAGATCAAAAGCTCTTCAAAGAAAAATTGAAAGAAACTTTGAACAATTCATCAAACGATGTAATTAAAAACCAGGTAGAATTAATACAATCTCTTGATGGTTTCAATGAAACAGCTTTAAATATTGTAGCAGAAACAGGAGATATTAACCGATTCTATTCTGCTTCTGCCCTGGTGGCTTTCGTTGGCATCGATCCTCGTACAGAGGAATCAGGTCAAATGAAAAAAGGCTGGTTCATCAATAGAAAAGGTAACAGATACCTAAGAAAAGCTGTTTACATCGCTGCCATCGTTGCTATTCAAAACAATGAATACTTCAAGAATTATTACATGAAACTACGTACTCGAGGTAAATCACATACTGTTGCTGTGTTAGCCGTAGCGGGAAAATTGTTGAGAATAATATATTCACTGGTAAAGAGTGGGAAAAAATATGATTCTGACTATCATTACAAATTACAAAATCAAGAACTGAGAGCTCATGGCAATTATACAGCAAAAAAATTAAAAAGGAAAAGAGAAATAGTAACCTGA
- a CDS encoding ATP-binding cassette domain-containing protein, translated as METIKTQNLTKIFKVKRKEIKAIQNINLSIQSGEIFVLLGPNGAGKTTFLKTISTLILPTYGDGWVNGYNIKKDEYKVRRSIGLSTGFERSFYYRLNGYQNLEFFGTLYGLKGKYLKVKYDSPLFN; from the coding sequence TTGGAAACAATAAAAACACAGAATCTAACAAAGATATTCAAAGTAAAAAGGAAAGAAATAAAAGCCATACAAAACATAAATCTATCCATTCAAAGTGGGGAGATATTTGTTTTACTCGGTCCTAACGGTGCCGGTAAAACCACATTTCTCAAGACTATTTCCACTCTCATTCTACCAACGTACGGTGATGGTTGGGTTAATGGATACAACATCAAAAAAGATGAGTATAAGGTCAGAAGATCGATAGGATTATCGACAGGATTTGAAAGGTCTTTTTACTACAGGCTTAACGGGTATCAAAACCTCGAGTTCTTTGGTACATTGTATGGGTTGAAAGGTAAATATTTAAAAGTCAAGTATGATAGTCCCCTATTTAATTAA
- a CDS encoding ABC transporter ATP-binding protein — MEILRTEDLKKKYGEGENEVWALKGITISSEKGEFISIVGPSGSGKSTLLHLIGGLDSISSGKIYIEEKDISELSEEELSKFRRQKVGFIFQFYNLIPVLTVEENILLPILLDEKEPDRGYIDDVLKFLNIKDKKNKLPSQLSGGEQQRVAIARAVVNKPAIILADEPTGNLDTKTGSEVMELLRDLNKEYDQTILMVTHDLKLAKQADRTITLVDGKIEKEEHNANVVK, encoded by the coding sequence ATGGAAATATTGAGAACGGAAGATTTAAAAAAGAAATATGGCGAAGGAGAAAATGAAGTCTGGGCGTTGAAAGGGATAACGATCTCGTCAGAAAAGGGAGAATTTATATCAATAGTGGGACCAAGTGGTTCTGGGAAAAGCACATTATTACATCTTATAGGTGGGCTTGATAGTATAAGTTCTGGAAAAATATACATTGAAGAAAAAGATATCTCTGAATTATCCGAAGAAGAATTATCTAAGTTCAGAAGACAAAAGGTGGGATTTATCTTTCAATTTTACAATCTAATACCTGTTTTAACGGTAGAAGAAAATATCCTTTTGCCTATACTGTTGGATGAAAAAGAACCTGATAGGGGATACATAGATGATGTATTAAAATTTTTGAATATAAAAGACAAGAAAAATAAACTTCCAAGCCAACTATCGGGAGGGGAACAACAAAGGGTAGCCATTGCCAGGGCGGTGGTAAACAAACCGGCGATAATTCTGGCAGATGAACCAACAGGAAACTTAGACACAAAAACAGGATCAGAGGTTATGGAATTACTTAGAGATCTAAACAAAGAGTACGATCAGACGATACTGATGGTAACCCATGATTTGAAATTAGCGAAACAAGCAGATAGAACAATAACCTTAGTTGATGGGAAAATAGAAAAAGAAGAGCACAATGCTAATGTTGTAAAATAA
- a CDS encoding ABC transporter permease — translation MKNYKQLGNKYVKMKKGRTTAIIVTNILAIALVTFFWVYRTASFNEQINQITQITGNYHAVFENLGENQIKILKEDPRIIALGENRSGTASIIEGTNVNLNLQYMDEEALKIVNIELLEGDLPKNYDEIVIEKDVAERLGLNEPLGKEIRVINLSNRSNIYTLTISGIIKETYASVDLALISESLVEEISKEAVQSSTVVLVTYKDPKKMEEITKDIARSLRIGEDDYYLNKTLQSTIELYGGNSLPTILLTILIVSVAITAIYNILNISVLERIREFGRIRAIGATPTQVRRIIFREASMYALISIPIGIILGIVLPYLFLPIFGLTDLAKNIQITTGIIIGSAFVGIISIYISSFLPARKTQNISPMEAIRITEKLKTNKKNKRRKEHKWTEKAFGITGKIASQDMESNIGQTRKTLVSITLLVTLFVSIAYITSSFDPLQAATKKIKSDYLLVDERFFADGGFSDETLEEVKNIEGVKEVKGLKVESKYPLSFDSGVIDELYLNQDYMDEFQKEWLNRTGEYLTSIYIFSYSDEMLEECNEYLLEGKIDIEKLKNGNYVIVEYNDKLFSEDISLDNYPLKVGDEIELIPLTIEGNVEELSNYPKLEIVALIEEVPYYLHDSNPPSPMMIVSEETFNKLSNKKNYSQIYINLDEDADRTYVENQLNEIATSKGSWEVVSFRNVMEDVEKFVNTTVYILYIFGTVIFFISISSIANSISTNILTRTTQYGILRAVGLNEKNLRKMMMIEGFLFSAKGGIWGIIVGSIVGIFWFAIMAANGAYIKFMIPWLQILLIFVVTILCGMLITLIPFNRLKKTSIIESIRDIEQ, via the coding sequence ATGAAAAATTATAAACAACTGGGCAATAAGTATGTAAAGATGAAAAAGGGTAGAACAACAGCGATTATTGTAACTAATATCTTAGCAATTGCTTTAGTTACATTTTTTTGGGTATATAGAACTGCATCTTTTAACGAACAGATAAATCAAATAACCCAAATTACAGGTAACTACCACGCAGTCTTCGAAAATCTCGGTGAAAACCAAATAAAAATATTAAAAGAAGATCCAAGGATAATAGCCCTTGGAGAAAATAGGTCAGGTACTGCATCAATCATTGAAGGTACAAACGTGAACTTAAATTTACAATATATGGATGAAGAAGCTTTAAAAATTGTGAACATTGAGCTTTTAGAAGGAGATCTACCTAAAAACTACGACGAAATAGTAATTGAGAAAGACGTCGCTGAAAGGCTAGGGCTCAACGAACCTCTCGGGAAAGAAATAAGGGTGATCAATTTATCAAACAGAAGTAATATCTACACTTTAACCATATCAGGGATAATAAAAGAGACATATGCAAGTGTTGATCTTGCCCTAATAAGTGAAAGCTTGGTAGAAGAAATCTCTAAGGAGGCCGTCCAAAGTTCAACTGTAGTTCTGGTAACTTACAAAGACCCCAAAAAGATGGAGGAAATAACAAAAGATATCGCAAGGAGTTTGAGGATAGGCGAAGATGATTATTATTTAAACAAAACTCTGCAGAGCACAATCGAACTATATGGAGGGAACAGTCTACCCACAATACTATTGACGATTCTCATTGTATCAGTAGCTATTACAGCTATATACAATATTTTGAACATATCAGTTTTGGAAAGGATAAGAGAGTTTGGGAGGATAAGAGCGATAGGGGCAACACCAACACAAGTTCGACGTATTATATTTAGAGAAGCCTCAATGTATGCATTGATTTCTATCCCCATTGGAATAATATTGGGAATCGTCTTACCTTACCTATTCCTACCGATATTTGGGTTAACTGATTTAGCAAAAAACATACAAATAACCACCGGTATAATCATTGGATCTGCTTTTGTAGGGATAATTTCGATATACATTTCTTCTTTCTTACCTGCAAGAAAAACTCAAAATATAAGTCCTATGGAAGCAATTAGGATAACAGAAAAGTTGAAAACAAATAAAAAAAATAAAAGAAGAAAAGAACATAAATGGACAGAAAAAGCTTTTGGTATAACAGGAAAAATCGCAAGTCAAGATATGGAAAGTAACATAGGACAAACAAGAAAGACCTTGGTATCTATCACACTTTTGGTGACTTTGTTTGTTTCAATCGCCTATATAACTTCAAGTTTTGACCCTCTTCAAGCGGCAACAAAAAAAATAAAATCAGATTATCTATTGGTAGATGAAAGGTTTTTTGCTGATGGTGGTTTCTCTGATGAGACGTTGGAAGAAGTGAAAAACATAGAAGGAGTAAAAGAAGTAAAAGGTCTTAAAGTTGAGTCAAAGTATCCTTTATCTTTCGATTCAGGAGTTATTGATGAACTTTATTTGAACCAAGATTATATGGACGAGTTTCAAAAAGAATGGTTAAATAGAACCGGAGAATACCTAACTTCTATCTATATTTTTTCCTATTCAGATGAAATGTTGGAAGAATGCAATGAGTACCTATTGGAAGGAAAAATAGATATAGAAAAACTTAAAAATGGGAATTATGTTATTGTTGAGTACAATGATAAACTTTTTAGTGAAGATATCTCTTTGGATAATTATCCGTTAAAGGTTGGAGATGAGATAGAACTGATACCTTTAACCATAGAGGGAAATGTGGAGGAACTATCAAATTATCCAAAACTCGAAATCGTTGCTTTGATAGAAGAGGTACCGTATTACTTACACGATAGTAATCCCCCATCTCCCATGATGATAGTATCAGAAGAAACCTTTAATAAGTTAAGCAATAAAAAAAATTACAGCCAGATATACATAAACCTCGATGAAGATGCAGATAGAACATATGTAGAAAATCAGTTAAACGAGATAGCAACTTCAAAAGGAAGTTGGGAAGTAGTATCCTTTAGAAACGTAATGGAAGATGTAGAAAAATTTGTAAACACCACCGTCTATATTCTATACATATTTGGGACGGTAATCTTTTTTATATCTATCTCGAGTATAGCCAATTCAATTTCAACCAACATTCTGACAAGGACAACGCAATATGGCATACTGAGAGCGGTAGGTCTAAATGAAAAGAATCTAAGAAAAATGATGATGATAGAAGGATTCTTATTTTCAGCAAAAGGAGGGATCTGGGGAATAATAGTTGGAAGTATTGTAGGGATATTTTGGTTTGCCATTATGGCAGCAAATGGAGCGTACATTAAATTTATGATTCCTTGGCTACAAATACTGTTGATATTTGTTGTAACGATACTATGTGGAATGTTGATAACGTTGATACCTTTTAACAGATTGAAGAAAACTTCAATAATTGAATCTATAAGAGATATAGAGCAATAA
- a CDS encoding S8 family peptidase has protein sequence MTEVKIAIIDSGLDDHISIPKNSIIGGHGYSLKDGRIRHTFDFSDTNGHGTAIGGIINYETNSSKFYIIRILNENNASNGKLMIQAIRDALDLGVDIIHMSLGTESMEYKEELEKLVKQAHEKKILMVAARPLEVKQCVPADIKNVFKVFFGFIKNRQNIYWYKDEFYAQGVPQMVIYKKNLYRLMGGSSIAAAHLTAKIASILSKERKEKTFEEVNRNLKKECWQVKNRNIARKDIWKYDGKKYLTTNQLEIYNEVLYCVKEVLGEKFDESIPLWFQGIKTKAYYLLKTLEDHLKIKIDYQDYNFFHFFTINNLVEKIDQESQRLLR, from the coding sequence ATGACAGAAGTTAAAATTGCTATAATAGATAGTGGGTTGGATGATCATATTTCTATACCTAAAAACTCGATCATTGGTGGACATGGATATTCATTAAAAGATGGAAGAATTCGTCACACATTTGATTTTTCTGATACCAATGGACATGGGACAGCAATAGGCGGCATAATTAATTATGAAACAAATAGTTCAAAATTTTATATAATACGCATCTTGAATGAAAATAACGCATCCAATGGGAAATTAATGATTCAAGCGATTAGAGACGCATTAGATTTAGGTGTGGATATAATTCATATGAGTCTAGGTACAGAAAGTATGGAGTACAAAGAGGAATTAGAGAAATTGGTTAAGCAGGCTCATGAAAAAAAGATTTTAATGGTGGCAGCCAGGCCTTTAGAGGTTAAACAGTGTGTTCCTGCAGATATAAAAAATGTTTTTAAGGTTTTTTTCGGATTTATTAAAAATAGACAGAATATTTATTGGTATAAAGATGAATTTTATGCACAAGGAGTGCCTCAAATGGTTATTTACAAAAAAAATTTATATAGGTTGATGGGCGGAAGTAGCATCGCTGCAGCACATCTGACCGCTAAGATAGCTAGCATTTTATCTAAAGAAAGAAAAGAAAAAACTTTTGAAGAAGTAAATAGGAATTTAAAAAAAGAATGTTGGCAAGTTAAAAACAGGAACATTGCAAGAAAGGATATTTGGAAGTATGACGGGAAAAAATATTTAACAACGAATCAGTTGGAAATTTATAATGAGGTACTTTATTGTGTTAAGGAAGTTTTGGGGGAAAAATTTGATGAAAGTATTCCTTTATGGTTTCAAGGCATCAAAACAAAAGCCTATTACTTATTGAAAACTTTAGAAGATCATTTGAAAATAAAAATAGATTATCAAGATTACAATTTTTTCCATTTTTTTACAATAAATAATTTGGTTGAAAAGATCGATCAAGAATCACAAAGACTTCTAAGGTAG
- a CDS encoding radical SAM/SPASM domain-containing protein: MSTLSNNKVEWNKYTKILKNNNKIILAQTQTGLWVRIEERFYELLNELIEIKELDKIKGEIESINVAQNEKLYIKELIKKLWEINILTSSNEENYELEEVTFAITNSCNLNCKHCTASANEVFRGTLNLRDIYKIFDYFIAMNLKIVVITGGEPLIRKDFPEIISYLRKNFKGKIVIMTNGTLISKKMAKFLSENVDAFDISLDGYDEKSVAFIRGEGTYQKVIDGIKYLKSFGVEEIRVSMVNTRQNVHHNKEFKELCQDLGVKPVFRGFDRVGRGEKNYDIFNIERDLDFTLSRENEKELRNLKKQINAKNYCKAGKNGFYVDEIGDIYPCSVLIYPAFKIGNVLEMEDDFRKIKNYKDVMKKLETCVVDNVDKCKDCNVRYFCTKGCPGLDYHLFTNEEFRKERCEQMREYYQKLAWEV; encoded by the coding sequence ATGAGTACACTTTCAAATAATAAGGTAGAATGGAACAAATACACTAAAATTTTAAAAAACAACAATAAGATTATTTTGGCTCAAACCCAAACAGGGTTATGGGTAAGGATTGAAGAAAGATTTTATGAACTATTAAATGAACTAATAGAAATTAAGGAATTGGATAAAATAAAAGGTGAAATAGAAAGTATAAACGTTGCTCAAAATGAAAAGTTATATATAAAAGAATTGATAAAGAAGCTTTGGGAAATCAATATACTAACTTCTTCAAATGAAGAAAACTATGAATTGGAAGAGGTGACTTTTGCCATTACCAATAGTTGTAATTTAAATTGCAAACATTGCACAGCAAGTGCTAATGAAGTGTTTAGAGGAACATTGAATCTTCGAGATATATATAAGATCTTCGATTATTTTATAGCAATGAATCTTAAAATTGTTGTTATAACCGGAGGAGAACCGCTTATACGTAAAGATTTTCCTGAAATTATTTCTTATTTGCGGAAGAATTTCAAAGGGAAAATAGTAATCATGACTAATGGTACATTAATAAGTAAAAAGATGGCTAAATTCTTAAGTGAAAATGTAGATGCTTTTGATATCAGTTTAGATGGATACGATGAAAAAAGTGTCGCTTTTATTAGGGGTGAAGGTACATATCAAAAAGTAATCGATGGTATTAAGTATTTAAAAAGTTTTGGTGTGGAAGAAATTAGAGTTTCGATGGTAAACACAAGGCAAAACGTTCATCATAATAAGGAATTCAAAGAATTATGTCAAGATTTAGGGGTTAAACCAGTCTTTAGAGGGTTTGATAGGGTTGGCAGAGGAGAGAAAAATTATGATATCTTTAATATCGAAAGAGATTTGGATTTTACTTTGTCAAGGGAAAACGAAAAAGAACTGAGAAACTTAAAAAAACAAATAAACGCAAAAAATTATTGTAAAGCAGGGAAAAATGGTTTTTATGTGGATGAAATAGGTGATATTTATCCATGTTCAGTATTGATTTACCCTGCTTTTAAGATAGGTAATGTTTTAGAAATGGAAGATGATTTTAGAAAAATTAAAAATTACAAAGACGTTATGAAAAAATTGGAAACATGTGTTGTCGACAACGTTGATAAATGCAAAGATTGTAATGTTAGGTATTTTTGTACAAAAGGATGCCCGGGACTTGATTATCACCTTTTTACAAATGAAGAATTCAGAAAAGAAAGATGCGAACAAATGAGAGAATATTACCAGAAATTAGCTTGGGAAGTTTGA
- a CDS encoding radical SAM/SPASM domain-containing protein, whose translation MLFSIWLTNNCNLKCSYCYIGEKNGEEMKDETKEKIVDFISLKSEIEKRKKSERKHINIVYFGGEPLLRFDLITFFTKEIKKKIKGIPIFFHMTTNGTLLTKEIINYFKENQLPVTLSVDGIPEVHDYYRKFKNGKGSWATIEKRVGTLLKELPDSYARLTFTSQTVPYLRKSVRFLVDLGFKNIKPIPDFFDPQWTEENFKILEEQSFQILEDYLNKYNNKGIEITFLKHKYEIKNYGICDGGVNQFYILPNGDIYPCNYVAKRKKFCLGNVSEPMNLKTPLYLNAEPVRELCQGCVYFNFCESKRCTYLNYAMTGKMDKPNGFFCAYEKLIFKIANVLKRRESDEYTFK comes from the coding sequence ATGCTTTTTAGTATATGGTTGACAAACAATTGCAATTTAAAATGTTCTTATTGCTATATTGGAGAAAAAAACGGTGAAGAAATGAAAGATGAAACAAAAGAAAAGATAGTCGACTTTATATCTTTAAAATCGGAGATTGAAAAAAGAAAGAAAAGTGAAAGAAAACATATAAATATTGTATATTTTGGTGGCGAGCCTCTTTTACGTTTTGATTTAATAACATTTTTTACTAAGGAAATCAAAAAGAAAATAAAGGGAATCCCAATCTTTTTTCATATGACAACTAACGGTACTCTTCTAACAAAAGAGATAATAAATTATTTCAAAGAAAATCAACTCCCAGTTACTTTAAGTGTTGATGGGATCCCAGAAGTTCACGATTATTATAGAAAATTTAAGAATGGCAAAGGGTCGTGGGCAACAATAGAAAAGAGGGTGGGAACCTTACTAAAGGAATTACCTGATTCATATGCACGATTAACTTTTACTTCTCAAACTGTTCCTTATTTAAGAAAAAGTGTGAGGTTTTTGGTTGATTTAGGATTTAAGAATATAAAACCAATACCAGACTTTTTTGATCCTCAATGGACAGAAGAAAATTTTAAAATATTAGAAGAGCAGTCCTTTCAAATTTTAGAAGATTATTTAAATAAGTATAACAATAAAGGTATTGAAATAACCTTTTTAAAGCATAAATATGAGATCAAAAATTATGGGATTTGTGATGGTGGAGTTAACCAATTTTACATACTTCCCAATGGGGATATTTATCCATGCAATTATGTGGCAAAAAGGAAAAAGTTTTGTTTGGGTAACGTTTCAGAACCGATGAATTTAAAAACGCCATTATATTTAAACGCTGAACCAGTGCGAGAATTATGTCAAGGTTGTGTGTATTTTAATTTTTGTGAAAGCAAGCGATGCACTTACTTAAATTATGCGATGACGGGTAAAATGGATAAGCCAAACGGCTTTTTTTGTGCTTATGAAAAGCTTATTTTTAAGATTGCCAACGTACTTAAAAGGAGGGAAAGTGATGAGTACACTTTCAAATAA
- a CDS encoding 2-hydroxyacid dehydrogenase: MKKVSITYKIPEAGIDLLKGKYDIWINPKDKLLTKEELKEIAKESDALITMLADPIDSEVLEAGKDRLKIVANYAVGYNNIDIQKAKELGIYVTNTPDVLTETTADLAWALMLVVARRIVESDAFTREGKFDGWKPELFLGTDVYGKTLGIIGFGSIGQAVARRAIGFNMKVYYYQRHRLSSEKEKALNATYLNLDELLKVSDYVSLHVPLTDETYHMLDREKLSLLKKSAFVINTARGPVIDEEALYEKLKSKEISGAALDVYENEPQLTPDLKDLDNVVLTPHIGSASHETRSRMAQMVAKDIIQALDGETPEHLIWR, translated from the coding sequence ATGAAAAAAGTTTCAATAACCTACAAAATCCCTGAAGCAGGTATAGATTTGCTAAAAGGTAAGTACGATATTTGGATCAATCCAAAGGATAAGCTACTCACCAAAGAAGAATTAAAAGAAATAGCGAAAGAATCTGATGCATTAATTACGATGTTGGCAGATCCGATTGATAGTGAAGTGTTAGAAGCAGGAAAGGATAGGTTGAAAATCGTTGCAAACTACGCTGTTGGATACAACAACATCGATATCCAAAAGGCAAAAGAGTTAGGGATATATGTAACTAATACCCCTGATGTATTAACCGAAACAACCGCTGATTTAGCCTGGGCGTTGATGTTGGTTGTTGCCAGACGAATCGTCGAATCTGATGCCTTTACAAGAGAAGGTAAATTTGATGGCTGGAAGCCTGAATTGTTTCTGGGAACCGATGTGTACGGTAAAACCTTGGGTATCATAGGATTTGGAAGTATTGGTCAAGCAGTTGCCCGAAGGGCAATAGGGTTCAATATGAAGGTTTATTACTATCAGAGACATCGTCTCTCCAGTGAAAAAGAAAAGGCCTTGAATGCCACTTATTTAAACTTGGATGAGCTTTTGAAGGTTTCTGATTATGTAAGCTTACATGTGCCTTTGACTGACGAGACTTATCATATGTTGGATCGAGAAAAACTATCGCTATTGAAGAAATCTGCCTTTGTTATTAACACAGCAAGAGGTCCAGTGATAGATGAAGAAGCGTTATACGAAAAACTAAAAAGTAAAGAGATTTCAGGAGCTGCTTTAGATGTGTATGAGAATGAACCTCAATTAACACCAGATTTAAAAGATTTGGATAACGTAGTACTAACACCACATATTGGTTCTGCTTCACACGAAACAAGAAGCCGAATGGCTCAGATGGTAGCAAAAGATATAATACAAGCTTTGGATGGAGAAACACCTGAACATTTAATTTGGAGGTAG
- a CDS encoding endonuclease III domain-containing protein — MNKVYEIYKDLYGFYGPQHWWPADNWFEVTVGAILTQNTAWNNVEKSIENLKQRDLLEPEKLSKIKEDDLAQLIRSSGFYNLKSKRLKNFLEWLKKYNYDIDKIKNKSVTSLREELLSIKGIGKETADSILLYAFEMPVFVIDAYTKRMFSRLGLILSREYDEFQDFFEKNLTKDVQLYNEYHALIVKHSKVYCKKTPKCSDCFLKEKCNWGVNNL, encoded by the coding sequence TTGAATAAAGTTTATGAAATATACAAGGATCTTTACGGGTTTTATGGTCCGCAGCATTGGTGGCCCGCAGATAATTGGTTTGAAGTAACTGTGGGGGCTATTTTAACACAAAATACCGCTTGGAACAATGTTGAAAAATCTATAGAAAATTTGAAACAACGTGATCTATTAGAACCAGAAAAGTTATCTAAAATCAAAGAAGATGATTTGGCTCAATTGATAAGATCTTCGGGTTTTTACAATCTCAAAAGTAAACGTTTGAAAAACTTCTTAGAATGGTTAAAAAAATATAATTATGATATAGATAAGATTAAAAATAAAAGTGTAACCTCTTTAAGGGAAGAACTGTTAAGTATAAAAGGCATAGGAAAAGAAACGGCTGATTCAATACTTTTATACGCCTTTGAAATGCCAGTTTTTGTTATCGATGCTTATACAAAAAGAATGTTTTCACGATTGGGTTTAATATTGTCTAGAGAATACGACGAGTTTCAAGATTTTTTTGAGAAAAACCTGACAAAAGATGTTCAGCTTTACAACGAATACCATGCGTTAATAGTTAAGCACTCAAAGGTTTACTGTAAAAAAACGCCTAAATGTTCTGATTGTTTTCTAAAAGAAAAATGTAATTGGGGAGTGAACAACCTATAA